The genomic segment AAACGCAGAACGACTTGGAGGACTGGTACATTCATTGGAATCCTTCTTTTATTTTTCCAGAAATGAAAGAAGGGGACAAAGTAAGAGCTAATACAGTGTATCCCAGACGAGGTGAAATCACGGATCGGGCAGGGCGTCCATTGGCAACAGAGCGTGTCGTGGTAGATATCGGGATAAATCCGGGAGAATGGAGCCAGGCTTCACAGACCGGGAAAATGGAGGTCAGCAAGCTTTTGCAAATTCCGTTAGATGACCTCACCTCGAAGGTCCAAGCTACGACAAGCAAGTCGGCCAAGTATATCCGGATCGCCACGCTGCCGCAGGACGATGCACGCATCAAACCATTGGAAAAAACAGAAGGGCTCACATTGCACAAAAAGAAAGTCCGCTACTATCCCTATCAGGACGCGACAGCCCATCTGGTTGGCTATGTAGGAGCGATCAATCAGGAAGAGTACGAGAAGCGAAAGGATCAGGGCTATAAAACGTCCGATGTGATTGGAAAATCAGGACTGGAACAGATTTTTGAAGAGCAGCTAAGAGGGAGGGCAGGTGGGCGTATCGTCATCACGGAAGCAGATGGAACGGAAAAAAAGACCGTGGCGGAACGCTCCGCCAAGCATGGACAGCCTCTGGCATTAACCATAGATGCTGAAGTACAGCAGACGATTTACCAGGAGCTGAAAAACGAAGCAGGCACGGCTGCGGCGATCTCACCAAAGACCGGGGAAATCTTGGCCCTCGTCAATTCGCCGTCCTTTGATCCGAATGCGTTTGTGCTTGGGATGTCGGCTGCAGAGTGGAAGCAATTGAATGAAAACCCGCAAAAGCCGCTTCTCAATCGATTCGCGCGCGGGTTTGCGCCGGGCTCTACCTTCAAGCCGATTACGGCAGCAATTGGACTTGAGTCAGGCGCAATTACCCCTGCGGACAGTATCCATGTCCGCGGACTGCATTGGCAAAAGGATGCGTCTTGGGGTGGGTACGAGGTAACGCGGGTCAGCGATTACGGGGGACCTGTCAATTTGGAAAAAGCATTGGTGTACTCCGACAATATTTATTTTGCAAAAGCGGCACTCTCCATGGGGGAGGAGCAATTCGTGAAAAAGAGCGAGCTGTTTGGATTCCATGAAGCTCTCCCGATTCCATATCCACTGGACAAGTCGAAGCTGTATAACGACGGTTTCAAAAACGAGATTCAATTGGCAGACTCCGGATACGGTCAGGGCGAGGTAACGATGACACCGCTTCACCTCGCGTTGGTGTACAGCGCTTTTGCAAATGACGGGAGTATCGTCTATCCATCACTAGTGCAGGAAGACAAAAAAGGCGGGTATTGGAAGACAAATGTCATACCTGCCGATGTGGCGAGCACGGTGAAGCAGCATTTGATAAAGGTCATGGAAGACCCGCGCGGCACAGGACGAGGAGCGCGTGTGCCTGGTATTCGCATGGCGGGCAAGACTGGAACAGCTGAGCTGAAACAGAAAAAGGGCGAGCTCGGAGTGGAAAACGGATGGTACGCCGTTTTTAATGCAGATGATCCGCGTTTGCTGGTTACCATGATGATCGAAGATGTCCGTGGTCGGGGTGGCAGTCACGTACTCGATGCACGTATCAAACGGATTTTCACGAAGGTACTGAAAGAGTAGGGAGAGCAAGGATGAAGGAAGAAAAAAATGATCGAGTGAAGCGCCTGCAAATCGTCTATATCGTCGTATTTCTGATGTTTGTGGTCATCATTTTGAGATTGGCGCAAATCCAAATCCAGCAAGGGAGCGATTATGCAAATGAGCTGGCAGACAGATCGTATAAAAAAGATTACATTCCTGCTATGCGAGGAAACATTTATGACCGCAACGGGTATGTCATTGCCGAAAGTCGGCCTTCCCATCTCGCTGTCTTCCGTGAACAAGAGGTCATGGAGAAGAAAGCGTACTTTGACCTGGTGGAAAAGCTGGAGAAAATACTGAGCCTCGACAAGGCCACGCTATTAAAAAAGATGGATGTCGGCTATGCCTACGAGAAAGGCAATTATGTGGAAGTGGCACGGCAATTGCCGCGCTATTTGGAAAAAGAGTTGAAGGTGGATTTGACGGACAAAGAAATCGCGGTACTGGGTGAGCATCGCGGCGATCTGCCGGGGATTGAAGTAGTAACAAAACCGATCAGGAATTACGATCCCAAGCAAATCGCTGTACAGGCGGTCGGGTATGTTCGGCCCTTTCACATTGCTGAAAATGTGAAGCTCGCCTCCTACAAGGATGAGAGCGAGCGGTATTTGCCGAACCAGCTAGTCGGGCTCGATGGGATTGAGCTGTCTTACGAAAAAGAGCTTCGCGGGAGCAACGGTTACCGGATGTATGAGGTCGCAGCAGATCAGACAATTGTGAAGCAAGTGGAGGAAGTTCCATCCGTTCCGGGCAATCATGTGTATCTCACCATCGATCAGCGGGTACAGCTAGATATCCGGGATTCGATCCGAGCGTTTCTTCCGAAGATGCGTGCAACCATCCCTGAGGCGAAGGGGGCAAAGGGAGCGTACGTCGTGGCAGTCGAGGTTAAGACAGGCAAGGTCGTCGCGATGGTCAGTTATCCGGAATACGATCCAAACGTATGGATTGAGGGACCGGATCAAAAAATGTATGACGAGATCAAGCTGGCGGTGACGAATGGGACGATTCGGGAAGCGCCATACGATACGCGGCCATTAACGGGCGAGGCGGCCATCCAGGAGGGTTACAAGCATCCGGGTTCAATTGTGCCATCAGGATCTGTCCTCAAGCCGATTACGGTATTGCTCGGCTTGCAGGAAGGCATCATCACTCCCTTCGATCGTTGGAATGACGGAGGTGTCTATCACTATGGACGTGGAACAGACCGGATTAAGAACGACAGCTCCAAAGCGCATGGCATGATTACGCCTGCGATTTCCCTGCAAAAATCCTCGAATACGTACATGGCGAGAATCGGGGAGGAGCTGTCCCGTCGAAAAGGAAAACAGTCAGCGTCCGTGCTGCAATCGTACTATCACGCATTTGGATTAGGGGTTCAGACTGGCGTGGATCTGCCGAATGAAAACAAAGGCAAAGAAGACTATTTGGTGATGAATGAAAACTACGGTCCATTAGCAGCGATGGTGCAGGCTTCCTTCGGCCAGCAAGTTCGAGCAACGACGATGCAATTGGCACAGTATGCAGCGACACTTGCGAATAAAGGTGTGCGTTTGCAGCCGCAGATGGTAGATAAGATCACAGACGCTAAAGGAAAACTGGTGAAAACGCACACGCCAAAAACCATGAGTACCTTCCCTCACCCCGATAAATACTGGGATATTTTAGAGCAAGGCATGGTGATGGTGACAAAGCCAGGTGGAACAGCAGTCCGCGCGTATGAGGGAATGCCGTTTCAGGTAGCTGCAAAAACGGGTACATCTGAGCAAGATATTTATGTACCGGTGATGGTGACAGATGAGAAAACAGGACAGAAAAAGACAAGGTGGAAAATGCATGCCCGCATTACGAATGGTGTCAGCATTTCGTATGCCCCAGTCGACGATCCTGTCCTGGCAGTAGCCGTAATCGTTCCTGAGGGTGGTTATGGGGGAAGATCGGCTGCGATCATTTCACGTTCCGTATACGATGTGTATGACAAGCATATTGGATTGAAATAACAGGCTGTTCGAAGTGGTTCTGTCGAGGATCTACTTCGGGCAGCTTTCTTTCATTTACCATGGCCCTCATAGACCCTCAAATAATGCGTCAGATAGCGTAAACAAGCTATAATAGAAGGAATAGGAGAGGGGGATGCACCGTTGATTGCAAATGAAGCCTATCGACAGTTAAAACAGATGATCTACTCCCTCGACACGGTCAGTGTTGCGATTTGCCGTCACAACGAACCACTGATTCTCTCAGCTGTCAATTCTCATCGAATCGGGTTTATCAAAAATAGTAAAGGAACAATGGAAGAGAACGGGAAGAGGCAGTTAGTTGAGGCAGGAGATGTGTTTTTTATCAAGCCGAAGAAGAGCGTTTCTTTGCGGACGGAACAAGACAAAGAGCTGGAGGTCTTTTTCATTGCGTTCTCCTATTGGATCGAACAAAACGAAACAGGGAAAGAGAGAGTATTTGTTCCGGGCGGAGAAAATTTTCCTCTGGAAGGGACTTTCCGGGTACGAAGCCATTCGCAGGTCTTGCATTTAATGGAGGAACTACATAAAAGCTATGCGTCGAATGAGGAGAGAGAGCAATTTCGGCAGAGGTTGTTATTCGAGCGCATTCTGTACATCCTGGTGAAAGATTTTTCTTCGATTGAGAGCAACGAAAATACGATAGCTAGCATTGAAGAAACGATTCTGTATGTCGATCAGCACTACATGCTTAATCTCACGCTGGAAATGTTGGCAGGAAAGGCGAATGTCAGTCCCAGCTATTATTCACGCATGTTCAAAATGTTAAAGGGTGTGAGCTTTTCCGATTACATGACAAGCCTTCGAATCAATCGGGCAAAGGTGCTGCTCCGATTGTCAGGGAGTCGATTGCGTGAGGTGGCTCAAAGCGTGGGCTATAACGATGAGTTTTACTTCAGCAAGATGTTTAAAAAAGTGGTGGGCCTATCCCCATCGGAATACGTCAAGACGCATATGAGACAAGATAATTCATGAAATCGAGCAAGATTCTTCATGGTATGGTGTAGTGGCTATCGATATAATCTCTATTGAAAATGATTTTCAATTTCGATAGAGTTTTATTTTGGTAGGAGGTTTTCTCATCATGAGAGCAAGACTGTTTTTACCCGGCTTTCTTCTTATTTTTATACTATCTGTCTTTTTGAGTGGTTGCGGTACAGCGACACAACATGCACAGGGAACAACTCCAGCAGCTGCGACCAATAAAGAATCTACACCGGCTACTCCAAGTGAAAAGCGAGTGATCAAGCATGAGCTGGGGGAAACAGAAATCGTTGGCAAGCCTGCGCGTATTGTCGTGATGGACTTTTCCTTTGCAGATGCCTTGGCGACATTGGGTGTAGCTCCTGTAGGAATCTCTGATGACAGTGATGCGAATCTGATCATTCCTGAGGTGAAAGAAAAAGTAGGAACCTATACATCACTCGGTTCTCGTTACGAACCAAACATGGAGCTGATCAGTTCTCTTGCTCCTGATCTCATCATTGCAGATTTGAACAAGCACAAGGCTGTGTACGACAAATTGAAGAAAATTGCACCGACCATTGTACTGAATGACCATCAGGCGAACTATGAGCATATGCTAGCCAATTACGCCGTAATCGCAGATGCAGCAGGCATGAAAGAAGAAGGCAAAAAGCGCCTCGACGAGCATCAAGTGAAAATGGATGCCATCAAAGCGAAGCTGCCAAAAACAGATGCAAAGCTGAAGGTTCTGCCAGCAGTAGTGAACCCGACCGGATTCTTCGCTCACTCCAATGCTTCCTATGCGGGATCTTTGATGGAATACCTCGGGTTGGAGGATGCGGCAAAGAGTGAAGAGGCGTATCCAAAAACCAATCTGGAACAGCTGGTTGCCCTCAATCCAGACGTACTGTTTTTGATGAAAACAGGTGACAAGACGATTGTGGATGAATGGAAGACGAATCCACTTTGGCAAAACATCAACGCCGTAAAAAATGGCAAGGTGTTTGAAGTGGCACGCAATAAATGGGCGCTGTCGCGTGGCTTGATCGGATCGGAGTTAAGTTCGGAGGAAGCAGTAACGCTTCTTTCTGGCAAATAAAGAGGAAACTTTTCGGGATGGGTGTCGTAGCTGACATCGATCCCGTCGTTTTTGCGGGAGGAGGTTGTACCTATGGAGGGAGCTTCAAAGGCGGGCATTGTTCTTGCGGCAGGAATTCTCCTGCTCGTTTTTGGTTTAGTCGTCAGTATCTCGGTTGGTTGGACAGACATGGGGGTGGTGAGTGGCGTAAAATCACTATTTGCCTCCTCTACATCGCAGGAGCATCTGATTGTGACGACGCTCAGGCTTCCAAGAGCGCTATTGGCGGTCATCATTGGGGCTGGTCTTGGTGTGGCTGGTGCGATTATGCAAGCAATGACAGGCAATCCGCTTGCTTCTCCACAGACGTTTGGGGTTAACGCAGGTGCATCGATGGCTGTCGTAGCTGCCTTGGTACTCTTGCCCAATCTCCCGGTGCCATTTTTAGCGCCACTCGCTTTTGGCGGGGCTGTCATAGGTGGCTTTGCGGTGTACTATCTCGGTGCGGCTGGGGGGATGACTCCTGTTAAGCTGGCTTTGGCTGGGACAGCAGTCCATTTGTTTCTCGCTTCGATTACAGAGGCATTCATCTTGTTCCATCAGCATTCTACCGACCAAGTCCTGTTTTGGCTTGCAGGCTCATTGGATGGAGCAGATTGGACGGATGTGAACCGTGTGCTGCCATGGTCGATTGGTGGGCTCGTGGTTGCCTTTTTTATGGCTCGCTCCATCGGGATTATGCGTATGGGTGAGGATGTGGCCAAAAATCTTGGACAACATGTATTTCGGGTGCGGACGATCTTTGGAATCATTGTCATCGTACTCGCAGGCTCGGCTGTTGCCGTTGCTGGTCCGATCGGCTTTATCGGATTGATGGTGCCACATTTGACCCGACTTTTGTTAGGAAGAGAGAGTCAGCTATACCTCCCGATTACAGCGCTGCTCGGCGCATTGCTGCTGGTCTATGCGGATATTCTTGCCAGGTTCATTGCGTATCCGTATGAGTCGCCAGTAGGCATCGTGACCGCTTTTCTGGGCGCTCCCTTTTTCCTTTACTTAGTGGGCAAGGAGAGGAAAGCTTCATGACACGCCGACAAAGTATTGCACCTGCCTTCCTTCTGTTGCTCATCGTCACCGCTGTTATCAGCATCGGAACGGGGGCGGTGTCCATATCGCCGCGCGAGGTAGTCGAGTCACTTTTCGGGACGGGGCCGAAAAATCATAGCTTTATTATTGGACAGTATCGTTTGCCGCGTGTCGTCCTCGGCATGCTGGCTGGAGCGGGATTGGCGGTATCCGGGGCTATTTTACAAGGAATGATTCGCAATCCGTTGGCCTCGCCTGACGTAATCGGCATCACCAAAGGGGCGGGGCTCGCTTCTGCCATCGTCATTTTTCTTTTTCCCAAATCTCCAGCTTATTTACTGCCGTTGGCGGCTTTTGGGGGTGCGGCAGTTGTCGCTGCTATTTTGTATGTATATACCGCGCGAAAACGCGTCCAGCCCGCTACTCTAGCGCTGGTAGGGATCGCTATCGGGGTTATTTGTCAGGCGGGCATCCAATACCTGATGGTCAAAAATCCGGGGGATGTCAATGCGGCACTGCTCTGGATGGCAGGCAGCTTGTGGGGGCGTGGATGGGAACACGTATGGGCGGTGCTTCCGTGGATACTCGTCTTTTTACCGATTGCTTATTTATTGGCGTACCGGCTCGACGTATTGACTCTCGGAGATGAAGTAGCAGAAGGCTTGGGCGAGGATGTGACGAGACTGCGTGTTGTACTTTTGATAACCTCTGTCGCACTTGCAGGTGCATGTGTGGCGGTTGTCGGTTCCATCGGGTTCGTCGGTCTGCTCTCACCGCACATTGCTCGTCGATTGGTAGGTGGGAAGCACGCGCTTCTTCTCCCGGTCGCCGCTCTGCTCGGTGCTACGCTCATGGTCGCCGCTGATGGGCTAGGCAGATGGCTTTTGCCGCCGATGGAGGTTCCCGTAGGCATCGTGACAGCTGTCATTGGTGCGCCGTATTTCTTGTATTTGATCGGAAGAGAGAAAAGAAAAGGAGTATAAAAGAAGGGACCGAATCTTGCAAAAGGACTTGCTTGCGAGATTCGGTCTTTCTTTTGTGTGGTAAAATATAGCAGGTATAAGATTGTTAGGGGGATGACTATGGCAGGGATGGAGATAAACGATTTAGTAAGAATTGTTTTGATTACTTTTATCATAAGTTTACTCGTTATTTCCGTTGCTTTATTGCTTCAAAAGAAACGATGTAATCTTGTCAATGGATTTACACTTAGTATGATTTCAGCAATTTCAGTAATCGTTTCTGGAACGAATCTTATGATTATGGGTTACATAGCGGATGAATTTAATCTAAGTGGCGATGCTATGTCCACCTATATGTTTCTCATCATATTAGGGTTAAACATACTAAATTTCCTGATTTACTTAAAAAAAGAATGAGGTTTTCGTATCTGCTTTTTGTAAAAAACTGCGGACGACTCGCACGTATTCGTCTGTCTCTTCCAGATAGCCGACATGGGAGCTGTTTTCAAAGACATGGAGCTCGGCATTTGGCACCAGAGACTGATAATAACCTGTCGATTTTGGAGTCGCTTCATCGTAGCGGCCACAAACGAACAGGGAAGGGATGTTGATTTGATGCAGTTTGGGTGTGTAGTCGAATGTTTTCAGATTCCCTGTCGGGCAAAACTCAGACGGTCCCCACATTGTCATGTAAACCTCTTTGTTTGCTCTTGGACGGCTTTCTGTCATGACTGTTGGCATTGGATCAAGGCGGCACACATGGCGCTTGTAGTATTCCTTCATGGCATCCTGGTATTCTTGTGAATCAGTTGTGCCCTGCTCCTCGTGTGTAGCGATGGTTTGTTGCACATCCACTGGCAATTGCTCGATTAAGCGATCTGCGTCCTGTTTCCAACGTTCTGCGCTCAGGCATGGGCTGGAGAAGATGATGCTCTGTACCCCTTCCGGCTTGGCATCCACCAAATAAGCTGCTGCCAGCATCGTGCCCCACGAGTGTCCCAGAATGTGAACCTCTTTTAAGCCAAGGGCTTGTCTGATGCAAGCCAGCTCTTCCACAAAGCGTTCGGTTTTCCAAAGAGTCAGATCAGTTGGTCGATCGGAATTTCCTGATCCGAGCTGATCGTAGAAAATGACGGGTCTGTCGTTGCCTAAGACATGAAGCGTTGATTTGAGCGGATCATGCGTGTTGCCAGGTCCTCCGTGAAGGACGATCAGAGGCGTTTTCTCCCCTGCGCCGACACGACTGTACCATACTCTTCCGCCAGGAACTTCAATATAGCCTTCTTGCATACTCATCGATGATGCCTCCACTTCAGGTTCATGCTGATCTCTCTTACTTTCAATATAGCATACCCTCAATTTATCATCATTGGTATAGAAAGCGATGACAGTTGCTTTCGATGAAAATAGGAGGGATCAGCATGCGAAAAAGCTCACTCTCGAGGGAGTCGCAAAGATCGATCATAACCAGCATATTAGAAATGCGGATCAAAAAAGAAATCCCGATACGACAAACACTTGGGTAATTAGTACCAAGTGTTTATTCTGTTACCATAAATCGACAAACTTATGTAAAATATAGGGCAGATGTCGAATAGTGTGTGAGTAATGCGAGCTAAGGGAGACACAGATTATGGAGAGAAAAATCAAAATCCTCGGAACAGGAAAATACTTGCCCACTCGGCGAGTGACAGCGGCAGAACTGGAAGAAAAGCTGGGACTTGCGGCTGGATGGGTAGAGAAAAAGTCCGGGGTAAGCGTCAGGCATTTTGTGACGGACGAAACGGCAGCACAGATGGGGGCCATCGCTGCCAGGCGTGCTTTGGAAGCGGCGGGCCTCTCCCTTCACGATATCGATTGTATCGTATGTGCAAGCGGGACGGCGCAGCAGGAAATCCCATGCACGGCTGCCTTGATTCAGGAAGAGCTTCAACTAAGCAAAACAGGTATCCCTTGCTTTGATATAAATGCGACATGCCTGAGCTTCGTCACTGCGCTGGATGTGATGTCGTGCCAGATGGCGTTTGGTATTTATGAGCGAGTCTTGATCATTTCATCGGAGATATCCTCCGCAGGTTTGAATTGGGAGCAAAAAGAGAGCTGCGTGCTGTTCGGAGATGGAGCTGCGGCTGTTGTCATCGGCAGGACGCCAGCAACAGAAAGCTCCCGCATCTTGGGTTCAAGTATGAAAACATACAGTGAAGGAGCGCATTATTCCGAAATAAGGGGTGGCGGTACGCTGATCCACCCGAGCCAATTTGCGAAAGGAAGAGAAGCAGACTTTGCGTTTGATATGGATGGACGGAAAATTTTTCGCCTGACCTCGCAGTTGATTACCGGATTTGTGGAGCGCTTGCTGTCCTCAGCCTCCGTAACCAAGGAACAAATTCGTACAGTCATTCCTCATCAGGCCAGTGGGATGGCGATGCGGATCATGGCAGGCAAGCTCGGATTTAGCGACCAGCAAATGGTGAACATTCTGGCGGAGCACGGCAATGTCATCGCAGCTTCGATCCCGATGGCGCTGCATGAAGCGATTG from the Brevibacillus brevis genome contains:
- a CDS encoding penicillin-binding transpeptidase domain-containing protein; the protein is MKKTWLVFWTVFVVVLSGFFYLFWDFWKDTTRSDGERAKAAFTTYTTKWGEQKFSDMYEQLSLHTKKTISKEEFVSRYQNIYGGIEAKAVAVEPMYNGDVMPGEDGQINFHYRLTMETFVEPISFTGKATLVKETQNDLEDWYIHWNPSFIFPEMKEGDKVRANTVYPRRGEITDRAGRPLATERVVVDIGINPGEWSQASQTGKMEVSKLLQIPLDDLTSKVQATTSKSAKYIRIATLPQDDARIKPLEKTEGLTLHKKKVRYYPYQDATAHLVGYVGAINQEEYEKRKDQGYKTSDVIGKSGLEQIFEEQLRGRAGGRIVITEADGTEKKTVAERSAKHGQPLALTIDAEVQQTIYQELKNEAGTAAAISPKTGEILALVNSPSFDPNAFVLGMSAAEWKQLNENPQKPLLNRFARGFAPGSTFKPITAAIGLESGAITPADSIHVRGLHWQKDASWGGYEVTRVSDYGGPVNLEKALVYSDNIYFAKAALSMGEEQFVKKSELFGFHEALPIPYPLDKSKLYNDGFKNEIQLADSGYGQGEVTMTPLHLALVYSAFANDGSIVYPSLVQEDKKGGYWKTNVIPADVASTVKQHLIKVMEDPRGTGRGARVPGIRMAGKTGTAELKQKKGELGVENGWYAVFNADDPRLLVTMMIEDVRGRGGSHVLDARIKRIFTKVLKE
- a CDS encoding peptidoglycan D,D-transpeptidase FtsI family protein; translated protein: MKEEKNDRVKRLQIVYIVVFLMFVVIILRLAQIQIQQGSDYANELADRSYKKDYIPAMRGNIYDRNGYVIAESRPSHLAVFREQEVMEKKAYFDLVEKLEKILSLDKATLLKKMDVGYAYEKGNYVEVARQLPRYLEKELKVDLTDKEIAVLGEHRGDLPGIEVVTKPIRNYDPKQIAVQAVGYVRPFHIAENVKLASYKDESERYLPNQLVGLDGIELSYEKELRGSNGYRMYEVAADQTIVKQVEEVPSVPGNHVYLTIDQRVQLDIRDSIRAFLPKMRATIPEAKGAKGAYVVAVEVKTGKVVAMVSYPEYDPNVWIEGPDQKMYDEIKLAVTNGTIREAPYDTRPLTGEAAIQEGYKHPGSIVPSGSVLKPITVLLGLQEGIITPFDRWNDGGVYHYGRGTDRIKNDSSKAHGMITPAISLQKSSNTYMARIGEELSRRKGKQSASVLQSYYHAFGLGVQTGVDLPNENKGKEDYLVMNENYGPLAAMVQASFGQQVRATTMQLAQYAATLANKGVRLQPQMVDKITDAKGKLVKTHTPKTMSTFPHPDKYWDILEQGMVMVTKPGGTAVRAYEGMPFQVAAKTGTSEQDIYVPVMVTDEKTGQKKTRWKMHARITNGVSISYAPVDDPVLAVAVIVPEGGYGGRSAAIISRSVYDVYDKHIGLK
- a CDS encoding AraC family transcriptional regulator gives rise to the protein MIANEAYRQLKQMIYSLDTVSVAICRHNEPLILSAVNSHRIGFIKNSKGTMEENGKRQLVEAGDVFFIKPKKSVSLRTEQDKELEVFFIAFSYWIEQNETGKERVFVPGGENFPLEGTFRVRSHSQVLHLMEELHKSYASNEEREQFRQRLLFERILYILVKDFSSIESNENTIASIEETILYVDQHYMLNLTLEMLAGKANVSPSYYSRMFKMLKGVSFSDYMTSLRINRAKVLLRLSGSRLREVAQSVGYNDEFYFSKMFKKVVGLSPSEYVKTHMRQDNS
- a CDS encoding ABC transporter substrate-binding protein; amino-acid sequence: MRARLFLPGFLLIFILSVFLSGCGTATQHAQGTTPAAATNKESTPATPSEKRVIKHELGETEIVGKPARIVVMDFSFADALATLGVAPVGISDDSDANLIIPEVKEKVGTYTSLGSRYEPNMELISSLAPDLIIADLNKHKAVYDKLKKIAPTIVLNDHQANYEHMLANYAVIADAAGMKEEGKKRLDEHQVKMDAIKAKLPKTDAKLKVLPAVVNPTGFFAHSNASYAGSLMEYLGLEDAAKSEEAYPKTNLEQLVALNPDVLFLMKTGDKTIVDEWKTNPLWQNINAVKNGKVFEVARNKWALSRGLIGSELSSEEAVTLLSGK
- a CDS encoding FecCD family ABC transporter permease; the encoded protein is MEGASKAGIVLAAGILLLVFGLVVSISVGWTDMGVVSGVKSLFASSTSQEHLIVTTLRLPRALLAVIIGAGLGVAGAIMQAMTGNPLASPQTFGVNAGASMAVVAALVLLPNLPVPFLAPLAFGGAVIGGFAVYYLGAAGGMTPVKLALAGTAVHLFLASITEAFILFHQHSTDQVLFWLAGSLDGADWTDVNRVLPWSIGGLVVAFFMARSIGIMRMGEDVAKNLGQHVFRVRTIFGIIVIVLAGSAVAVAGPIGFIGLMVPHLTRLLLGRESQLYLPITALLGALLLVYADILARFIAYPYESPVGIVTAFLGAPFFLYLVGKERKAS
- a CDS encoding FecCD family ABC transporter permease — protein: MTRRQSIAPAFLLLLIVTAVISIGTGAVSISPREVVESLFGTGPKNHSFIIGQYRLPRVVLGMLAGAGLAVSGAILQGMIRNPLASPDVIGITKGAGLASAIVIFLFPKSPAYLLPLAAFGGAAVVAAILYVYTARKRVQPATLALVGIAIGVICQAGIQYLMVKNPGDVNAALLWMAGSLWGRGWEHVWAVLPWILVFLPIAYLLAYRLDVLTLGDEVAEGLGEDVTRLRVVLLITSVALAGACVAVVGSIGFVGLLSPHIARRLVGGKHALLLPVAALLGATLMVAADGLGRWLLPPMEVPVGIVTAVIGAPYFLYLIGREKRKGV
- a CDS encoding proline iminopeptidase-family hydrolase, translating into MSMQEGYIEVPGGRVWYSRVGAGEKTPLIVLHGGPGNTHDPLKSTLHVLGNDRPVIFYDQLGSGNSDRPTDLTLWKTERFVEELACIRQALGLKEVHILGHSWGTMLAAAYLVDAKPEGVQSIIFSSPCLSAERWKQDADRLIEQLPVDVQQTIATHEEQGTTDSQEYQDAMKEYYKRHVCRLDPMPTVMTESRPRANKEVYMTMWGPSEFCPTGNLKTFDYTPKLHQINIPSLFVCGRYDEATPKSTGYYQSLVPNAELHVFENSSHVGYLEETDEYVRVVRSFLQKADTKTSFFF
- a CDS encoding beta-ketoacyl-ACP synthase III produces the protein MERKIKILGTGKYLPTRRVTAAELEEKLGLAAGWVEKKSGVSVRHFVTDETAAQMGAIAARRALEAAGLSLHDIDCIVCASGTAQQEIPCTAALIQEELQLSKTGIPCFDINATCLSFVTALDVMSCQMAFGIYERVLIISSEISSAGLNWEQKESCVLFGDGAAAVVIGRTPATESSRILGSSMKTYSEGAHYSEIRGGGTLIHPSQFAKGREADFAFDMDGRKIFRLTSQLITGFVERLLSSASVTKEQIRTVIPHQASGMAMRIMAGKLGFSDQQMVNILAEHGNVIAASIPMALHEAIGQNRVQRGDHLLLLGTSAGLSLGGIVLEY